In Aedes albopictus strain Foshan chromosome 3, AalbF5, whole genome shotgun sequence, the following are encoded in one genomic region:
- the LOC109401881 gene encoding histone H1A, sperm, translated as MADVALAPAPVAAHKKAKAASKGEKKAKKPSTHPPVNDMVVAALKALKERHGTSLQAVKKYIGANYQCDPAKLSPFIKKSLKSGVAKGALVQTKGTGASGSFKLKVKPKAAAGEKAKAKKKPGEKKAAKKPGKKLTAGVAKPKKAKKASPARAGGAKKKAAGAGLKQKSTKHSKSVAKKPKAPKPKKASGASKKPAKK; from the coding sequence ATGGCTGATGTTGCACTAGCTCCAGCCCCCGTGGCAGCTCATAAGAAGGCCAAGGCCGCTTCCAAGGGCGAGAAGAAGGCGAAGAAGCCATCCACCCATCCGCCAGTCAACGATATGGTGGTGGCTGCTCTCAAAGCCCTCAAGGAGCGCCATGGAACGTCGCTGCAAGCCGTCAAGAAGTACATCGGGGCCAACTACCAGTGCGATCCGGCCAAGCTGTCTCCATTCATCAAGAAGTCGCTGAAGAGCGGTGTCGCCAAGGGTGCTCTGGTTCAGACCAAGGGAACCGGAGCGTCCGGATCGTTCAAGCTGAAGGTGAAACCGAAGGCGGCTGCAGGTGAGAAGGCCAAGGCCAAGAAGAAGCCCGGAGAGAAGAAGGCGGCCAAGAAGCCTGGCAAGAAGCTAACCGCTGGAGTGGCAAAGCCCAAGAAGGCCAAGAAGGCGTCCCCGGCGAGAGCTGGCGGTGCCAAAAAGAAGGCCGCGGGCGCTGGGCTGAAGCAGAAGTCCACCAAGCACTCCAAGAGCGTTGCCAAGAAGCCAAAGGCCCCGAAGCCGAAGAAGGCCTCCGGAGCGTCGAAGAAGCCCGCCAAGAAGTAA
- the LOC109397093 gene encoding histone H1A, sperm, producing MAEVEEKQTEAASGDEAPEKGSAKEKKPKKARKTKENKEGSTEKADKEKPKKSYRNVDTPNMHDMIIEALDVLDERKGVTLQAIKRYLEDNYHVDTTKQASHVRKLLTKCVENGDIVRTRGHGCSGRFKVKHSKPTMIKKRRAPEDYQELPNPPKAKPRPKPAPKETATPKKGASSAKKVSTPASAKAKSKARGRPGRKK from the coding sequence ATGGCCGAAGTGGAAGAAAAACAAACCGAAGCCGCCAGCGGAGACGAGGCGCCCGAGAAGGGCTCCGCCAAGGAGAAGAAACCGAAAAAAGCCCGCAAAACCAAGGAAAACAAAGAGGGCTCAACCGAGAAGGCCGATAAGGAGAAACCGAAAAAATCCTACCGCAACGTGGACACCCCGAACATGCACGACATGATAATCGAGGCATTGGACGTGCTGGACGAACGGAAGGGCGTCACGCTGCAGGCCATCAAGCGTTACCTGGAGGACAACTATCACGTCGACACGACCAAGCAGGCGTCCCACGTTCGCAAACTGCTGACCAAGTGCGTCGAGAATGGGGACATCGTCCGTACTCGGGGCCACGGTTGCAGCGGACGCTTCAAAGTGAAGCACAGCAAACCGACGATGATCAAGAAACGACGCGCACCCGAAGACTACCAGGAACTGCCCAATCCGCCAAAGGCCAAGCCGAGGCCGAAGCCGGCCCCGAAAGAAACGGCCACCCCGAAAAAGGGAGCCTCCTCGGCCAAGAAAGTTAGCACTCCGGCGTCGGCTAAGGCCAAGTCCAAAGCGAGGGGACGCCCCGGAAGGAAGAAGTAA